From the Paenibacillus sp. FSL H8-0548 genome, one window contains:
- a CDS encoding ABC transporter substrate-binding protein has product MKKVLVLAIACMVFVLSACSSAKTTGEKGENGQATFKMIENARGDKIKLPLHPERIADLSGSTEELLLLGIKPIASANADYGTREVFTSTIKDKLDPDTINLGWYAEPINIELVTATEPDLIILGTLFNEDLYEQLSQIAPTVVVPHPYYAWRERFAFLADLFDQKDVMDKWLVEYEQKVVDWKEKLSPIIQDESFAMIETYPKNLVAYSSTGSAELIYKDFGFKRTEGIPDPDHWGGKEMSLEGLTAINPDHLLLMENSENKMSDSKVWSNLKAVQQDNVYQITNIDNYNYSYTAMGRMHLLDMIGSLILEKHKQ; this is encoded by the coding sequence ATGAAGAAGGTTTTAGTTTTGGCCATAGCATGCATGGTGTTTGTACTGTCAGCTTGCAGTAGTGCGAAGACAACAGGGGAAAAGGGAGAGAACGGTCAGGCAACGTTCAAAATGATTGAGAATGCTAGAGGGGACAAAATCAAATTGCCGCTTCATCCGGAGCGGATTGCTGATTTATCGGGATCAACGGAAGAACTGCTGCTTCTGGGAATTAAGCCGATTGCATCAGCAAATGCGGATTATGGAACCCGGGAAGTATTCACTTCTACAATTAAGGACAAGTTGGACCCCGATACGATCAATTTGGGCTGGTATGCCGAGCCGATTAATATAGAGCTTGTCACAGCTACTGAGCCGGATTTGATCATATTAGGGACGCTGTTCAATGAGGATTTGTACGAACAGTTGTCGCAAATTGCGCCAACGGTGGTTGTACCGCATCCTTATTATGCCTGGAGGGAACGATTTGCCTTTCTGGCCGATCTTTTTGACCAAAAGGATGTAATGGATAAATGGCTGGTGGAGTATGAGCAGAAGGTTGTGGATTGGAAGGAGAAGCTATCGCCGATTATACAGGATGAAAGCTTTGCTATGATTGAAACCTATCCGAAAAATCTAGTGGCCTATTCATCTACAGGCAGTGCGGAGTTGATCTATAAAGACTTCGGCTTCAAACGCACAGAGGGCATTCCCGATCCGGATCATTGGGGAGGCAAGGAGATGAGTTTGGAAGGACTCACTGCCATTAACCCGGATCATTTGCTGCTCATGGAGAACAGCGAGAACAAAATGAGTGATAGTAAAGTATGGAGTAATTTAAAGGCCGTTCAGCAGGACAATGTGTATCAAATTACAAATATCGATAACTACAATTATTCCTATACCGCAATGGGCAGGATGCATCTGCTCGACATGATTGGGTCACTTATTCTGGAGAAGCACAAACAGTAA
- a CDS encoding YdeI/OmpD-associated family protein — protein MMKFQTVIVLEGKTATGFEVPAEVVESLGSGKKPAVRVAIGDHTYRSTIATMGGKFMLPLSAENRQAAAVAAGDTVEVALELDTEPRAITVPEDFAEALGQEEAALKFFEGLSYSNKRRIVYNIDQAKTAETRQRRIQKAVDSLKEGKA, from the coding sequence ATGATGAAATTTCAAACGGTTATTGTATTGGAAGGCAAGACTGCTACCGGTTTCGAGGTGCCTGCCGAGGTTGTGGAATCGCTTGGCTCGGGCAAAAAGCCTGCGGTGCGGGTTGCGATTGGGGATCATACCTATCGCAGTACGATTGCGACGATGGGCGGCAAGTTCATGCTGCCGCTGAGTGCCGAGAATCGCCAAGCCGCAGCCGTTGCTGCGGGCGATACGGTAGAAGTGGCGCTGGAGCTGGACACAGAGCCTCGCGCAATAACGGTGCCCGAAGATTTTGCGGAGGCGCTGGGGCAGGAAGAGGCGGCTTTGAAATTTTTCGAAGGATTAAGCTATAGCAACAAACGGCGGATTGTGTACAACATCGATCAGGCGAAGACTGCCGAAACTCGTCAACGCCGCATTCAGAAAGCAGTGGACTCCTTGAAGGAAGGCAAAGCCTAA
- a CDS encoding helix-turn-helix domain-containing protein translates to MENIQRHWCEIENKRNRGCELTAHLNRMYSADALEHQVKVPFEIGNGYWQRMRPLTAVELVLCDVRFNKHMVMSSKEAEDSAVIGFCLGDPIWWNVEGNRKEFGLDSGEVSAFFNTESSNCCEYDVHRHFQGLTLKLNRQMASQSLQHLPIDKVMHTFFEKKGQLFSSKMTPGMKQITHEILHCRYTGDVKQIYLSAKVLELIALYFSESLLQKPLTMPDLSRTDLAALHRAKEILDANLLTPPGLGELAKQVCLNEYKLKKGFKELFGFPVHAYVIDCRLTAAYYMLEEGVVNITEAAYAVGFSKAGHFSDQFKRKYGMKPSEYFPHHRKLSGERLLPSQ, encoded by the coding sequence ATGGAGAACATCCAACGACACTGGTGTGAAATTGAGAATAAACGAAATAGAGGTTGTGAATTGACCGCTCATTTGAATCGCATGTACAGTGCAGATGCCCTGGAGCATCAAGTGAAAGTTCCGTTCGAGATTGGAAACGGCTATTGGCAGCGTATGCGGCCACTTACTGCTGTCGAGTTGGTGCTTTGCGATGTGCGTTTTAATAAACATATGGTGATGAGCAGCAAAGAAGCAGAGGACTCGGCCGTTATTGGTTTTTGTCTGGGCGATCCGATCTGGTGGAATGTCGAGGGCAACAGGAAGGAGTTCGGACTTGATTCTGGCGAGGTGTCAGCTTTCTTCAACACGGAGAGCAGCAATTGCTGCGAGTATGATGTCCACCGGCATTTTCAGGGCTTAACCTTGAAGCTGAACCGGCAAATGGCCAGCCAATCGTTGCAGCATCTTCCCATCGATAAGGTAATGCATACTTTTTTTGAGAAAAAGGGACAATTATTCAGTAGTAAGATGACGCCAGGCATGAAGCAAATTACGCATGAAATTTTGCATTGTCGATACACGGGCGACGTGAAGCAGATTTATTTGAGTGCCAAGGTATTGGAGCTTATTGCCCTATACTTTAGTGAATCGCTGCTTCAGAAGCCGCTAACTATGCCGGATTTGTCCAGAACTGATCTTGCTGCCCTTCATCGGGCCAAAGAAATTTTGGATGCCAATCTGCTGACGCCTCCAGGGCTAGGTGAATTAGCCAAGCAAGTATGCCTGAACGAATACAAGCTTAAAAAAGGTTTTAAGGAGCTGTTCGGTTTCCCGGTCCATGCCTATGTGATTGATTGCAGGCTGACGGCGGCCTATTATATGCTGGAAGAGGGAGTTGTAAATATAACGGAGGCTGCTTATGCTGTGGGCTTTAGCAAGGCAGGTCATTTCTCGGATCAGTTTAAGCGAAAATACGGGATGAAGCCGTCTGAATATTTCCCTCATCACCGGAAGCTGAGCGGGGAGCGTTTACTTCCTTCACAATAA